The following is a genomic window from Candidatus Binatia bacterium.
CGAGGTAGCCGGTGGAGAACTTCGTGGACTGAACCGCGGCGAGAACGCCCGGATTCCCGCTCTCGCCGATGAAGTTCGGGTTGGGATCGCCAGACGATCCCGGACCCGGCCAGAGTTGGTTGTAGCCGAACGTCCATGCGGCGCTGCGGCTCGGACCCGCGTACGGCGGTGCGTTATACGGCGGGCCGAACGTCGCGTTGCACGCGACGTTCAGGTGGTAGGTGAAGAGATAGCTCGTGCCGCTCTTGTCGGAGCGGAAGTAGAAGGTGATCGTCTGGTCGTTTCCGCCGGTCACCGACTTGCCGTTGTCGGCGGTGATCGCCGGGTCGTTCCAGTTGCTGATCGTGCCGTTTGCGATCGCGCAATACGTCCAGGTCGAGAGCTTGATATTTGCGACGTTCGCCTTGAAGTCTTGCGGACGGTAACCGTAGACGATCGGACCGCCGATCGTCGGGAACTCGAACGGTTGACCCCACGTAACCGAGCCGGTGAGCCGGCCGTTGTAGTAGGTCGTGCCGTACGCACAGCACTCCGTCGACGCCATCGCGATGTCGCTGCCGACGAAGTCGGGCGGATCCTGACGGCCGCCGAGACCGGTCGGCGTCGCACCGAGCGGCGCGCAGGCCGCGGTCGTCGTGCCGTTATTCGACTCGAACGCGGCGCGGCCAAAGCCGCTGCCGGTCAAGCAGTAGTAAACGGTTCCGTTCGTCGGGGCAGCATAGAGCAGCGAGCCTTGTCCCGGCGG
Proteins encoded in this region:
- a CDS encoding substrate-binding domain-containing protein; amino-acid sequence: MRKTLATLALAAVPALLLSACNSPAGGVSGVAPLPQTPQASHSNHRHIRGMDSGPQDLHAGGATFPAYAYNLGNQPVGLYSQPQTPPGQGSLLYAAPTNGTVYYCLTGSGFGRAAFESNNGTTTAACAPLGATPTGLGGRQDPPDFVGSDIAMASTECCAYGTTYYNGRLTGSVTWGQPFEFPTIGGPIVYGYRPQDFKANVANIKLSTWTYCAIANGTISNWNDPAITADNGKSVTGGNDQTITFYFRSDKSGTSYLFTYHLNVACNATFGPPYNAPPYAGPSRSAAWTFGYNQLWPGPGSSGDPNPNFIGESGNPGVLAAVQSTKFSTGYLEGAWAKSANPKVAQAELQNGMKGKKPIFVAATNATAVKKALAGVTAANITYGGGSDGNPLGSTTPWCQLYVDPSNFANPPKGAYPIVGFSYWLFYGQNNGIHVSDKQTLVNFVTSAAANKLVGKLEYTPLSNSIHTAILNALNGTGTGSGSGHPCLQ